The DNA region ATCTGGTGCGCCAGCTCAATCTGGCAGGCATTGCCATCAGCGCCGGCTCAGCCTGCAGCAGCGGCAAGCTCGAGCCCAGCCCCACGCTGCTCGCCATGGGCTACGCCGAGACGGCTGCCCTGCAAGGCATCCGCCTCTCGCTGGGCCGCGCCACCGTCGCAGCCGATGTTGACTGGACCGCTACCGTACTGGGCCAAGCGCTCGAGCGCGCCCGCCACCGGTCCTCTCTGGTTGCCGCGCCGTAACGGGTCCGCTCCCCATGGCTGCTAGCGTCGAGTTTCCCCAAAGCCTGGACCAAGCGATCGCCCAAGCCAAGCAGGCGACGGTCCAAGCCCTGGAGTCAGGCCAAACGCGCCTGCAAGTGGAGCTGGAAATCCCCGAGATCTCGCTGCAGTCCCAACCCATCACCTGGTCCTTTACTGAGGTTTTTGGGGATTCTCTGGAGGGGTTGCGCGTGCTTTTTCCAGATACGGGCGCCGCCGCCTTAGCGCGGCGGGATTGGGGCGAGATCCCCTTTGCCGTGAGCGATTTGGGCAGCCGCCAAACCGACATTGACAGCCGCATTCAGCCTCAGGACAGCGCCTTTTTGGTGGTAGGCCCCTCCTCGGTGGAGGTGGATCGCGTCGAGCGCCTCTGCGAGCTAGCCGGCGATCGCCCGGTGGTGCTGCTCATCCCGCAACTGGAAGATTTGAAAGTCGTGGGGTTGGGCTACACCGCGCGCCAGCTGCGGGAGCGCTTTCTCAACACCCTCGAGACCAGCTACTGCATCAAGCCGCTGGAGGGCGCCACCATCCTGCGCTACTATCCCCATCCCTGGCAGGTCTGGATCGAGCGCGAGGAGGGCTACGAACTCTTTAGCGAAGAGCCGCAGCGCCCCACCGGCGACCTGCTAGATCGCATCCTGACCCAGGCCGCCGGCGAGTCGCAGGACGCCGAGGGCTCAAGTACCGGTGGCCCCCAAAAGCCCGGGCTGCTAGGTAGCTTGCAGCGCTTCGTCCGAGCGCTGACCCAGTAGGTACCGTCACCGCATCGAAACGGCGC from Cyanobacteria bacterium QS_8_64_29 includes:
- a CDS encoding DUF1995 domain-containing protein, yielding MAASVEFPQSLDQAIAQAKQATVQALESGQTRLQVELEIPEISLQSQPITWSFTEVFGDSLEGLRVLFPDTGAAALARRDWGEIPFAVSDLGSRQTDIDSRIQPQDSAFLVVGPSSVEVDRVERLCELAGDRPVVLLIPQLEDLKVVGLGYTARQLRERFLNTLETSYCIKPLEGATILRYYPHPWQVWIEREEGYELFSEEPQRPTGDLLDRILTQAAGESQDAEGSSTGGPQKPGLLGSLQRFVRALTQ